The genomic segment TCCCGGGCATCCGGGCGCTGGGCGCCAGCGTCCTCGCCTCGGCCGGCATCGTCAGCGTGATTGCCGCCCTGGCCGCGCAGAGCACCCTGGGCAACGTCTTCGCCGGCCTGCAACTGGCGTTCAGCGACGCCGTCCGGGTCGACGACGTGGTGGTCGTCGAGGGGGAGTGGGGCCGCATCGAGGAGATGACGCTGACCTACGTCGCGGTGCAGATCTGGGACGACCGCCGGCTGCTGATGCCGACCTCGTACTTCACCACCAAGCCGTTCCAGAATTGGACCCGCTCGTCCTCGGCCGTGCTCGGCACCGCCGAGGTCGACGTCGATTGGTCGACCGAGATCGAGCCGTTGCGGGCCGAGCTGCGGGCCACGTGTGAGGGATCGGAGCTGTGGGACGGCCGGGTCTGCGTGCTGCAGGTGACCGAGGCCGTGGGCGGCATGGTGCGCCTGCGGGCCCTGGTCAGCGCGAGCGACGCGCCCTCGCTGTGGGACTTGCGCTGCCTGGTGCGCGAACGCCTGGTCACCTTCATCTGGGCCCACCAGCGCACCGCGCTGCCGCGCTACCGGGCCGACATGGCCAACGTGACGCGGCCCGTGGCGGAGAGTCTGCGCCCGGCCCCGCGCCCCGACTCGGACGACGCCCGGGTCTTCTCCGGCGGGGACGACGCCGACGAGCGCGCCGCGGCCTTCGGCGGGCCCGACGAGCAGATGCACGTGAGCGCCCGCCGGTGACCCGTTCTGCCGGGTTCTGGGCAGGAGGATTGACGCACTGGTGATCAGGGCATACACCGGGACACGGAAGGGAGAACACCATGGCCGATGTCCTGAACGGTCGCACCACCCCGGGCGCCGATCAGTCCACCGCCGAGCTGGTTCAGCGCGCGAGCGAGCAAGTCAGCCGGCTCGTTCGTGATGAGATCGCATTGGCCAAGGCCGAGCTCGCCGAGAAGGGCAAGCATGCCGGCATCGGCATCGGGCTCTTCGGCGGCGGCGGCGTGCTGGCCATGTACGGCGTGGGCGCCCTCATCGCCACTCTGATCATTGTCTTCGATCTTTTCCTGCCGCTGTGGCTGGCGGCGCTGATCATCACGGTGGCGCTGTTCCTCGTCGCCGGCATTCTCGCCCTGCTCGGCAAGAAGCAGGTGACCAAGGCCGTTCCGCCGGAGCCCAAGGCCGCGATCGAGAGCGTCAAGGCCGATGTCGAAGAGGTCAAGCACGCGGTCAAGGAGCGGAGTCGCGGATGAGCGAGAACAACGGATCGTCGGATCCCAAGCCGACGGTCGAGGAGCTGCGCGCGGAGATCAAGCAGACGCGCGCGGAGCTCGGTGAGACGGTTCAGGCCCTCGCGGCCAAGGCGGACGTCAAGGCCCGGGCCAAGGAGCAGGTCGAGCAGACCAAGCTCAAGGTCAAGGCTCAGGCCGCGGAAGCCACCGAGCGCGTGCGCGGGGTGGCCGCGGCCGCCGCGGGAGCCGTCTCCGGAAAGGTTCACGAGGTGGCCGACCAGGCCACTGAGAAGGTCAACCAGAACAGCACGAGCGACCTCGCGGTGCAAGCGCGGGAACAGATACGGAACAGTCCGGTTCCGATTTCCCTCGTTTTCGCGGGCGCGGTCGCGATCGTGGGCATCATTCTGATCGTGCGAGGGAGTCGTCGGTGAGTGGCAAGGTTTCGAAGCTGGCCTACAAGCCGGTCGGGTTGCTGCTCGGCATCGGTGCGGGCGCGGTGGCCGGGCTGGTTTTCAAGGAAGTCTGGAAACTAACCGCAGGTGACGACGATGCTCCGAACGCCACCGACGAGGATCGGGGCTGGGGCGAGATTCTCGCGGCGGCCGCACTGCAGGGCGCCATCTTCGCACTCGTGAAGGCGGCCGTCGATCGAGGCGGTGCCGTTGGTGTACGGAAAATGACTGGTCAATGGCCTTCGTGAAGTTAGGTTAACAGTCACTGGTCTCCCACATCGCGAGAGCGAAGTGGGGGGCCTTTTCCATATCGGCGGCCGTTTATTCGATTCCTTCCAGGGGCAGCTTTGTGACCCGAATCTCGGGTACAGTG from the Paractinoplanes abujensis genome contains:
- a CDS encoding phage holin family protein, translating into MADVLNGRTTPGADQSTAELVQRASEQVSRLVRDEIALAKAELAEKGKHAGIGIGLFGGGGVLAMYGVGALIATLIIVFDLFLPLWLAALIITVALFLVAGILALLGKKQVTKAVPPEPKAAIESVKADVEEVKHAVKERSRG
- a CDS encoding DUF3618 domain-containing protein gives rise to the protein MSENNGSSDPKPTVEELRAEIKQTRAELGETVQALAAKADVKARAKEQVEQTKLKVKAQAAEATERVRGVAAAAAGAVSGKVHEVADQATEKVNQNSTSDLAVQAREQIRNSPVPISLVFAGAVAIVGIILIVRGSRR
- a CDS encoding DUF4235 domain-containing protein is translated as MSGKVSKLAYKPVGLLLGIGAGAVAGLVFKEVWKLTAGDDDAPNATDEDRGWGEILAAAALQGAIFALVKAAVDRGGAVGVRKMTGQWPS
- a CDS encoding mechanosensitive ion channel family protein, which codes for MPSTVKAVLIVVAATGAAILAVTVLHWLLARLGRRSKLAADLARTAHKPFLATMILFALQQALRVVTNEFPGRDGVLHALVILFIAAFAWLVAAFLLALEDAALAHWRTDVPDNLRRRRFKTQIVMLRRITVATIVVLTLGVVLMTFPGIRALGASVLASAGIVSVIAALAAQSTLGNVFAGLQLAFSDAVRVDDVVVVEGEWGRIEEMTLTYVAVQIWDDRRLLMPTSYFTTKPFQNWTRSSSAVLGTAEVDVDWSTEIEPLRAELRATCEGSELWDGRVCVLQVTEAVGGMVRLRALVSASDAPSLWDLRCLVRERLVTFIWAHQRTALPRYRADMANVTRPVAESLRPAPRPDSDDARVFSGGDDADERAAAFGGPDEQMHVSARR